One Mycolicibacterium pulveris genomic region harbors:
- a CDS encoding TetR/AcrR family transcriptional regulator: MRSRGWSGVTPASDEEAIARILDAVDEVVAEHGSAIRLADVARKLGVTRQTVYRYFPNADALLIASAMRAVDGFIDQIVEHVRGVNDPVSALVECVSFAVETLTGDPQLESLLTRRQDGEAVTSLTSDTARTFCLSFLHRLDVDWQLHGFDSAALDELAEMTLRTVQSMLIDPGAPPRSARALRSFVARWLGPAILYPRMASLSIHEQATTH; this comes from the coding sequence ATGCGTAGCCGCGGCTGGTCAGGTGTGACACCTGCCTCGGATGAGGAGGCCATTGCCCGGATTCTGGATGCGGTCGACGAGGTGGTCGCCGAACACGGATCAGCGATACGCCTCGCCGACGTCGCACGCAAGCTCGGGGTCACCCGCCAGACGGTGTACCGCTACTTCCCCAATGCCGACGCGCTGCTCATCGCCAGCGCAATGCGCGCGGTCGACGGATTCATCGACCAGATCGTGGAGCACGTCCGCGGCGTCAACGACCCGGTGTCCGCGCTGGTTGAATGCGTTTCGTTCGCGGTCGAAACCCTCACCGGAGACCCTCAGCTAGAAAGTCTTTTGACCCGGCGACAGGACGGCGAAGCCGTCACCTCGTTGACCTCCGACACCGCGAGAACGTTCTGCCTATCGTTTCTGCACCGACTCGACGTCGATTGGCAGCTCCACGGTTTCGACAGCGCTGCGCTTGACGAGCTCGCCGAAATGACCTTGCGCACGGTGCAGTCGATGCTGATCGACCCTGGGGCACCGCCGCGGAGCGCACGCGCATTGCGCAGCTTTGTTGCGCGATGGCTGGGTCCGGCGATCCTGTACCCACGGATGGCGTCGCTGTCGATCCACGAACAGGCGACAACGCACTGA
- a CDS encoding SDR family NAD(P)-dependent oxidoreductase: protein MTDTALNNLFDLSGHVAVVTGGGSGIGLGFADGLARAGASVVILGRSAARLDSAAEQLRRYGRPVLPLVCDVADEDAITAAMARIRSEFGYLDSCFANAGVRGGFTPLLETSLEAFREVTRVDLDGVFVTLREAARQMIEADRGGSLVAVSSLGAFQGMPRQPAYAASKAGVTSLIDSMAVELARYGIRANTVAPGWFDTDMTSAGLADERFRERVLPRVPLRRWGAPDDVGGVAVYLASAASRYHTGDVLRIDGGYLKF, encoded by the coding sequence GTGACAGATACAGCACTCAACAACCTCTTCGATCTGTCCGGCCACGTCGCGGTCGTCACCGGCGGCGGCTCCGGCATCGGTTTGGGGTTTGCCGACGGCCTGGCCCGCGCAGGGGCATCCGTTGTCATACTCGGCCGCTCCGCCGCCCGGCTGGACTCCGCCGCCGAACAGCTCCGACGTTACGGCCGACCCGTTCTGCCACTGGTCTGCGATGTCGCCGACGAGGACGCGATCACGGCAGCCATGGCCCGGATCCGCAGCGAATTCGGGTATCTCGACTCGTGTTTCGCCAACGCCGGGGTGCGCGGCGGCTTCACTCCCCTGCTGGAGACATCGCTAGAGGCATTCCGGGAAGTCACCCGAGTCGACCTCGACGGCGTATTCGTCACGCTGCGCGAAGCGGCCCGCCAGATGATCGAGGCCGACCGCGGCGGCAGCCTGGTGGCGGTGTCCAGCTTGGGGGCATTCCAGGGTATGCCGCGCCAACCGGCCTACGCGGCCTCCAAGGCCGGTGTCACCTCGCTGATCGACAGCATGGCAGTCGAGCTGGCCCGTTACGGGATCCGCGCCAACACGGTGGCTCCCGGCTGGTTCGACACCGACATGACGTCGGCGGGCCTGGCCGACGAGCGGTTCCGCGAGCGGGTGTTGCCACGGGTTCCGTTGCGCCGCTGGGGCGCCCCCGACGACGTCGGCGGAGTGGCCGTGTACCTGGCCAGTGCGGCGAGCCGTTACCACACCGGCGACGTACTGCGTATCGATGGCGGCTACCTCAAGTTCTAG
- a CDS encoding osmoprotectant NAGGN system M42 family peptidase yields MHQSAAMSEADRAWMVDTLVALLETPSPTGRTDAVMQLIGEIFDDFGLPFTLTRRGALIAEFEGESSTPHRALVVHADTIGCMVRGLKDNGRLEVIPVGSFSARFAAGARVQIFCDDVGQVITGTILPLKASGHAFGDEVDTQPTDWQHVEVRVDRKVYTQDDLERLGIKVGDYVALIASPEVTDDGFVVSRHLDDQAGVAIALALTKHIVENGVVLPHRTAIMITISEEVGYGASTGLPADIAELVTIDNAVCAPGQYSIEDGVTVPMSDLHGPYDYHLTRNLCRLAEERGIPFARDVFRFYRSDAAAAIEAGASTRAALVGPGVDGSHGWERTHIESMEATYRLLQAWLQTPLTFAHWDAKPSGTGNLRDFPSSKQPAPRGRSR; encoded by the coding sequence ATGCATCAATCCGCGGCCATGTCGGAGGCCGACCGCGCATGGATGGTCGACACGCTGGTCGCGCTGCTGGAGACGCCAAGCCCGACGGGTCGTACCGACGCGGTGATGCAGTTGATCGGCGAAATTTTCGATGACTTCGGCTTGCCGTTCACGCTGACTCGGCGCGGGGCGCTGATCGCCGAATTCGAGGGGGAGTCATCGACTCCCCACCGGGCGCTGGTGGTTCACGCCGACACCATCGGCTGCATGGTGCGCGGGCTGAAGGACAACGGCAGGCTGGAGGTTATTCCGGTCGGCTCGTTTTCGGCACGGTTCGCCGCGGGCGCGCGCGTGCAGATTTTCTGCGACGACGTGGGGCAGGTGATCACCGGCACGATCCTGCCGCTCAAGGCCAGCGGGCACGCGTTCGGCGACGAGGTCGACACCCAACCGACGGACTGGCAGCACGTCGAGGTCCGCGTGGACCGCAAGGTGTATACGCAAGACGACCTGGAGCGCCTCGGCATCAAGGTCGGTGATTACGTCGCGCTGATCGCCAGTCCGGAAGTCACCGACGACGGTTTCGTCGTCTCGCGCCATCTCGATGACCAGGCGGGCGTCGCGATCGCGCTCGCACTGACCAAACACATCGTCGAAAACGGCGTGGTGTTGCCGCACCGCACCGCGATCATGATCACCATCTCCGAGGAGGTCGGCTACGGTGCAAGCACGGGGCTGCCCGCCGACATCGCCGAGCTGGTTACGATCGACAACGCGGTGTGCGCGCCGGGCCAATATTCCATCGAGGACGGCGTGACGGTCCCGATGTCCGATCTGCACGGCCCATACGACTACCACCTGACCCGAAACCTGTGCCGGCTCGCCGAGGAGCGGGGAATTCCGTTCGCGCGCGACGTGTTCCGTTTCTACCGCTCGGACGCGGCGGCGGCGATCGAGGCGGGTGCCAGCACCCGGGCAGCGCTGGTCGGCCCGGGCGTCGACGGCAGTCACGGCTGGGAGAGGACTCACATCGAGTCGATGGAGGCGACGTACCGCTTGCTGCAGGCGTGGCTGCAGACACCCCTGACGTTCGCGCATTGGGATGCCAAGCCCTCGGGGACGGGCAACCTGCGCGACTTCCCGTCGTCGAAGCAGCCCGCACCGCGCGGGCGCAGCAGATGA
- a CDS encoding ABC1 kinase family protein has translation MVEVPRRTMRRGAKLAGLPVRAAGRAVLGWGQRLAGGDADLIAEQWSARSAEQVFGVLGELKGGAMKFGQAMSVYEAAIPDQYAAPYRDALTRLQAGAPPISTARIHRVLAEQLGTRWPERFAEFDDEPVAAASIGQVHRAVWHDGRPVAVKVQYPGADVALMADLRQLGRFSRLIAPLFPGLAVRPMIDELSARMAEELDYRREADTQRAFASAFADDPQFLVPKVVASSPKVLVTEWVSGQPMSELIKTGDQDIKNDAARLLFEFSAASMALLGALHADPHPGNYQLDADGRLVVIDFGAVATAHRSALVFLDSIRLAELADSVQLDRIPDPQVQALVLSEVNSELRALGFSGSNTQIHPEDVLAYFGPFTEPLLAQRFQFSRQWLQQLGPRVPGLARGQDFLDGAVLAIPPEHTLMFRTLAGIAAVACQLEAEVALRDIITRWYPDFENPKIPPNLATALGID, from the coding sequence GTGGTGGAGGTTCCGCGCAGGACGATGCGTCGTGGCGCGAAGTTGGCGGGACTGCCGGTGCGCGCGGCCGGGCGAGCGGTGCTCGGATGGGGCCAACGACTGGCCGGCGGCGATGCGGACCTGATCGCTGAGCAGTGGTCGGCGCGCAGTGCCGAGCAGGTGTTTGGCGTGCTGGGCGAACTCAAGGGTGGCGCGATGAAGTTCGGCCAGGCCATGAGCGTTTACGAGGCAGCCATCCCGGATCAATACGCGGCCCCGTACCGAGACGCGCTGACCAGGCTTCAGGCGGGGGCACCACCGATCTCGACAGCTCGGATCCACCGAGTGCTGGCGGAGCAGCTGGGAACGCGATGGCCGGAGCGGTTCGCCGAGTTTGATGACGAGCCGGTCGCCGCGGCCAGCATCGGGCAAGTGCACCGGGCGGTCTGGCACGACGGTCGACCGGTGGCAGTCAAGGTGCAGTATCCGGGAGCAGACGTCGCGTTGATGGCGGACTTGCGCCAACTCGGACGGTTCAGCCGACTGATAGCGCCCTTGTTTCCCGGGCTGGCGGTACGCCCGATGATCGATGAGCTGTCGGCTCGGATGGCCGAGGAACTCGACTATCGCCGCGAGGCGGACACCCAGCGCGCGTTCGCGTCGGCGTTCGCCGACGATCCACAGTTCCTGGTGCCCAAGGTGGTCGCATCGTCGCCCAAAGTCCTGGTGACTGAATGGGTGAGCGGTCAACCGATGTCGGAATTGATCAAGACCGGTGATCAAGACATCAAGAACGACGCGGCCAGGCTGCTCTTCGAGTTCAGCGCCGCTTCGATGGCGCTGCTCGGCGCGCTCCACGCCGACCCGCATCCGGGCAATTACCAACTCGACGCGGACGGCCGGCTGGTCGTGATCGACTTCGGCGCGGTGGCGACCGCCCACCGTTCGGCGCTTGTGTTCCTGGACAGCATCCGGCTGGCCGAGCTCGCCGATTCCGTGCAACTGGACCGCATACCTGATCCGCAGGTGCAGGCGTTGGTGCTCTCCGAAGTCAACAGCGAACTCCGCGCGCTTGGATTCAGCGGTTCTAATACGCAGATCCACCCGGAAGATGTGCTGGCCTATTTCGGTCCGTTCACCGAACCGCTTCTGGCGCAGCGGTTTCAGTTCAGCCGGCAGTGGCTGCAGCAGCTGGGTCCTCGGGTGCCGGGGCTGGCTCGCGGGCAGGACTTTCTCGACGGCGCAGTGCTGGCCATTCCACCAGAGCACACACTCATGTTTCGCACCCTCGCCGGCATCGCGGCGGTCGCCTGCCAACTCGAGGCCGAGGTGGCGTTACGCGACATCATCACCCGCTGGTATCCCGACTTCGAAAACCCGAAGATCCCGCCGAACCTGGCCACGGCGTTGGGAATCGACTGA
- a CDS encoding GMC family oxidoreductase produces the protein MAEFDYIIVGAGSAGCLLANRLSANPDHRVLLIEAGGTDNWFWIKVPVGYLYTIANPRTDWCFTTEPDPGLAGRSIHYARGRVIGGCSSINAMIHMRGQSSDYELWAQATGDDRWLWGGPDGPGETLAIYKHLEDYFGGADEWHGAGGEIRVERPRVRWKILDAWQDAAAQLGIAPIDEFNRGDNSGSAYFHVNQRRGRRWSMADAFLHPISHRRNLTVYTQSQALRLLMDDQVHEHQRHGAWTTAAHRATGVQLLKDNRMVDVRARREVILSAGAIGSPHLMQVSGLGPAELLTQHHVPVAVDLPGVGENLQDHLQLRTIYRVWGARTVNSLYRNWITRGGMGLQYALLRSGPLTMPPSTLGAFAKSDPALASPDLEWHVQPLSLAKFGEPLHRFGAITPSVCNLRPTSRGHVRIANADPLTHPKIFCNYLSTDADRQIAVRGLRMTRQIMAAPAMARYRPEEMLPGPQLVSDEHLQQAARELGTTIFHPVGTCAMGAFDSQGLPRSVETVLDTDCRVYRVAGLRVVDASAMPTITSGNTNAPVMLIAERAARAILK, from the coding sequence GTGGCCGAATTCGACTACATCATCGTGGGGGCAGGCAGCGCGGGCTGCCTGCTCGCCAATCGGCTCAGCGCCAACCCTGATCACCGGGTGCTCCTGATCGAGGCCGGCGGCACAGACAACTGGTTCTGGATCAAGGTGCCGGTGGGCTACCTCTACACGATTGCCAACCCCCGCACCGACTGGTGCTTCACCACCGAGCCCGATCCAGGTCTGGCCGGCCGCAGCATTCACTACGCGCGGGGCCGCGTGATCGGCGGCTGTTCATCGATCAACGCGATGATCCACATGCGCGGACAGTCAAGCGATTACGAGCTCTGGGCGCAGGCCACCGGTGACGACCGGTGGCTGTGGGGCGGGCCGGACGGTCCCGGTGAGACACTGGCCATCTACAAACACTTGGAGGACTACTTCGGCGGCGCCGACGAGTGGCACGGCGCCGGAGGAGAGATCCGTGTCGAACGGCCCCGGGTGCGCTGGAAGATCCTGGACGCCTGGCAGGACGCTGCTGCTCAACTGGGCATCGCCCCAATCGACGAGTTCAACCGAGGCGACAACTCCGGTAGCGCATACTTTCACGTCAATCAACGGCGCGGGCGGCGCTGGTCGATGGCCGATGCGTTCCTGCATCCGATCTCCCACCGACGCAATCTCACGGTCTACACCCAGAGCCAGGCCTTGCGTCTGCTGATGGATGACCAGGTCCACGAGCATCAGCGACACGGTGCCTGGACCACGGCTGCGCACCGCGCCACCGGGGTGCAGCTGCTCAAAGACAACCGGATGGTCGACGTCCGTGCTCGCCGCGAGGTGATCCTGAGCGCCGGAGCGATCGGCTCGCCGCATCTCATGCAGGTCTCGGGTCTGGGCCCGGCCGAGCTACTCACCCAGCATCACGTGCCAGTGGCCGTCGACCTGCCAGGAGTGGGCGAAAACCTCCAGGACCACTTGCAGCTTCGAACCATCTACCGGGTGTGGGGCGCCCGGACGGTCAACAGCCTGTACCGCAACTGGATCACCCGTGGGGGCATGGGACTTCAGTACGCGCTGCTGCGCTCGGGGCCGCTGACCATGCCGCCCTCCACGCTGGGCGCGTTCGCCAAAAGCGACCCCGCGCTGGCCAGTCCCGATCTGGAGTGGCATGTGCAGCCCCTGTCGTTGGCCAAGTTCGGCGAACCTCTGCACCGTTTCGGAGCGATCACGCCCTCGGTCTGCAATCTGCGCCCCACTTCACGTGGCCACGTGCGGATCGCCAACGCGGATCCGCTGACCCACCCGAAAATCTTCTGCAATTACCTGTCCACTGACGCCGATCGGCAAATCGCGGTGCGCGGCCTGCGAATGACCCGCCAGATCATGGCGGCGCCTGCCATGGCCCGCTACCGCCCCGAAGAAATGCTTCCCGGCCCGCAACTGGTAAGCGACGAACACCTGCAGCAGGCCGCCCGCGAACTCGGTACCACGATCTTCCATCCGGTTGGCACCTGCGCGATGGGAGCCTTTGACTCACAAGGTCTTCCACGATCCGTCGAGACCGTGCTCGACACCGACTGCCGCGTCTACCGCGTCGCCGGCCTTCGAGTAGTCGACGCCTCGGCGATGCCCACCATCACGTCCGGCAACACCAACGCGCCGGTCATGCTCATCGCCGAACGTGCTGCACGGGCGATCCTGAAATAA
- a CDS encoding type II toxin-antitoxin system VapC family toxin, producing the protein MILVDSDILIAHLRGLEAARDWLIEARGEGPLAISVVSIAELVGGMRSVERREVWQLLASFRTEPATEIVARRAGHFRRRYRASHPGIGLGDYLIAATADVKGYQPATLNVKHFPMFKNLRPPFTL; encoded by the coding sequence GTGATCCTCGTCGACTCGGACATTCTCATCGCTCACCTTCGCGGTCTCGAAGCGGCCCGAGATTGGCTCATCGAAGCGAGAGGGGAGGGACCGTTAGCGATCAGCGTGGTGTCGATTGCCGAGCTCGTCGGTGGGATGCGCAGCGTCGAGCGCCGCGAAGTGTGGCAGCTACTAGCGTCATTTCGCACCGAACCAGCCACTGAGATCGTCGCGCGCCGCGCCGGCCACTTCAGGCGGCGATACCGGGCGAGTCATCCCGGCATTGGCCTTGGCGACTATCTGATCGCGGCGACTGCTGACGTGAAGGGCTATCAGCCAGCGACGTTGAACGTCAAGCACTTCCCGATGTTCAAGAACCTGCGGCCGCCATTCACCCTCTGA
- a CDS encoding cytochrome P450 codes for MTVTSTAPSVFDADLPSFSYTLAASPHDILDDVRSAQARAPIAIGPFGPEVLSYEFARDMLRDNRFRLPPGITLAAQGITSGPLFDKMANSLLGLDGEAHVRLRKLVSKAFTPRATSRLQDTIQEVVNELVDRVVGAGRCDVVTDIARPYPTPIMCALIGAPKKDWHLFVDWTEKVFKALHFQPDVNFDEAEIMRAWGELDAYVDGMVASRRNSLTDDLLSELIRAESDGDRLNLDELRMLVAGFLMAGTDTTRNQLAASVQVLCEHPDQWAKLRDHPELAMQAVEESMRHSPAASIAPRAAIEDVEFGGYLFPAGTFILVNTFAANRDPAIYQDADRFDITRKDLPPILTFGGGAHYCLGANLARRELAEALVVLTRRLVAPRRVGPAPWKSLLGITGPTTLPIEFDGERHA; via the coding sequence ATGACCGTGACCAGTACTGCTCCCAGCGTCTTCGACGCCGACCTCCCGAGCTTCAGCTACACCCTCGCCGCCTCGCCACACGACATTCTCGACGACGTCCGATCCGCGCAAGCACGTGCACCCATCGCCATCGGTCCCTTCGGCCCCGAGGTCCTGTCGTATGAGTTCGCCAGGGATATGCTGCGCGACAACCGGTTCCGCCTACCCCCCGGCATCACTCTGGCCGCACAGGGAATCACATCGGGTCCACTGTTCGACAAGATGGCGAACAGCCTGCTGGGTCTCGATGGCGAAGCACATGTCCGGCTACGCAAACTGGTGTCCAAGGCGTTCACCCCCCGCGCGACATCGCGTCTTCAAGACACGATCCAAGAAGTGGTTAACGAACTGGTCGATCGGGTGGTGGGCGCCGGACGCTGCGACGTCGTGACCGACATCGCACGGCCCTACCCCACCCCGATCATGTGCGCGCTCATCGGTGCGCCCAAGAAGGATTGGCACCTTTTCGTTGATTGGACCGAAAAAGTGTTCAAGGCGCTCCACTTCCAGCCCGACGTCAACTTCGACGAGGCCGAGATCATGCGTGCCTGGGGCGAACTCGACGCCTACGTCGACGGCATGGTCGCCAGCCGCCGAAACAGCCTGACCGATGATCTTCTCTCCGAACTGATTCGCGCTGAAAGCGACGGCGACCGACTGAATCTCGACGAACTGCGCATGCTGGTGGCCGGCTTCCTGATGGCGGGAACAGACACCACGCGAAACCAACTTGCCGCCTCAGTGCAGGTGCTTTGCGAGCACCCCGACCAATGGGCGAAGCTGCGCGACCATCCCGAGCTGGCGATGCAGGCCGTCGAGGAAAGCATGCGCCATTCTCCGGCCGCAAGTATCGCGCCGCGTGCAGCCATCGAGGACGTCGAATTCGGCGGCTACCTGTTCCCGGCAGGAACGTTCATACTCGTGAACACCTTTGCGGCCAATCGCGACCCGGCAATCTATCAAGATGCTGACCGCTTCGACATCACGCGCAAGGACCTTCCCCCGATCCTGACCTTCGGCGGTGGTGCGCACTACTGCCTGGGGGCCAACCTTGCCCGCCGCGAGCTGGCGGAAGCCCTCGTCGTCCTGACCCGCCGTCTCGTTGCGCCGCGTCGCGTCGGACCCGCACCGTGGAAATCGCTGTTGGGAATCACCGGTCCGACAACGCTTCCGATCGAATTCGACGGAGAAAGACATGCGTAG
- a CDS encoding ribbon-helix-helix domain-containing protein, translated as MKRTNIYLDEEQTASLDKLAEQQGVSRAELIRQLLDRALNNADDNLESDLSAIEGSFGALRDVESPDRRPGSREEHLDRMWRRSS; from the coding sequence ATGAAGCGCACCAACATCTACCTCGACGAGGAGCAGACGGCCAGTCTCGACAAGTTGGCCGAACAGCAGGGCGTTTCGCGTGCCGAGCTCATCCGCCAACTGCTAGACAGGGCGCTCAACAACGCCGACGACAATCTCGAATCTGACCTAAGTGCGATAGAGGGGTCGTTCGGTGCGCTGCGCGATGTGGAATCGCCTGATCGTCGTCCCGGCAGCCGTGAGGAGCACCTCGACCGGATGTGGCGCCGCAGTTCGTGA
- a CDS encoding LLM class flavin-dependent oxidoreductase, which produces MGLPTLFPHGRETELAWYRKIDEGPWDGLVTYERLLYPHSWSVVPQLAAAAAVTERVRLWTDVVTIPMRNPIMFAKELATIDVLSGGRLTLGVGIGAWDEDYIAVGSPLDRKRQRMDEAVASMRRVWAQQPPVEGHHPVGPAPNQAAGIPLVAGVVGPKALARAAQWAVGVSDPANSLHFDAEGLAAQRQRVIEAWQAAGRTEKPHFSTPIWFALGPDPESQLREHVRDFWDQEVVATGPAGSYLTAPTAGTLNCGPSALIAAVEGAREAGLDELRLIPTTADPDEIDRAREVLGI; this is translated from the coding sequence ATGGGACTTCCGACCCTCTTTCCGCACGGACGCGAGACCGAACTCGCGTGGTACCGCAAGATCGACGAAGGGCCGTGGGACGGGCTGGTCACCTACGAACGGCTGCTCTATCCGCACAGCTGGTCGGTCGTCCCGCAACTCGCCGCCGCGGCAGCGGTGACCGAGCGCGTGCGGCTCTGGACCGATGTCGTCACAATCCCGATGCGGAACCCAATCATGTTCGCGAAAGAGCTGGCGACCATAGACGTACTGTCCGGCGGGCGCCTGACGCTCGGGGTTGGCATCGGCGCATGGGATGAGGACTACATCGCCGTCGGCAGCCCGCTCGACCGCAAGCGCCAACGCATGGACGAAGCGGTAGCGTCGATGCGCCGGGTGTGGGCCCAGCAACCCCCCGTCGAGGGACACCATCCCGTAGGACCCGCGCCGAACCAGGCCGCGGGCATCCCCCTCGTCGCCGGTGTGGTCGGCCCGAAGGCGCTCGCCCGGGCCGCGCAATGGGCCGTCGGGGTGAGCGATCCGGCGAATTCACTTCACTTCGATGCCGAGGGGTTGGCTGCGCAGCGACAGCGCGTTATCGAGGCTTGGCAGGCGGCCGGCAGGACAGAAAAGCCGCACTTCTCCACGCCGATCTGGTTCGCGCTCGGTCCGGACCCAGAGAGCCAGCTCCGCGAGCATGTACGGGACTTCTGGGACCAAGAGGTCGTCGCCACCGGTCCTGCCGGCTCCTACCTGACGGCTCCTACCGCAGGGACGCTCAACTGTGGGCCATCGGCGCTCATCGCCGCGGTGGAGGGCGCGCGCGAAGCGGGACTCGACGAGCTCCGGCTCATCCCGACAACCGCCGATCCAGACGAAATAGACCGCGCCCGTGAGGTCCTCGGCATCTGA
- a CDS encoding RES family NAD+ phosphorylase → MRFTAFRHAAYDTPWWAFPSSREGRFHRAGQDTVQYLSLHPLGPAAEMLRHHVGPGGDPDEVLLNLWTAVLDIEAVVTVDFQDCEAYGLTVDELVGDDYAPTQALAAVVRDGGADAMVVPSAALPGTSNLILFGVRVLHPYLWEPISAEEVPTGHLTDGARSATEIADRVRWLGTPHPAVEQWKTTDTYELFDDPMAARW, encoded by the coding sequence ATGAGATTCACGGCGTTCCGGCACGCGGCCTACGACACACCGTGGTGGGCTTTCCCGAGTTCCCGCGAGGGACGGTTTCACCGTGCGGGGCAGGACACCGTGCAATACCTGAGCCTTCATCCGCTGGGACCCGCTGCCGAGATGCTTCGCCACCATGTCGGCCCCGGTGGCGATCCTGACGAGGTGTTGTTGAATCTGTGGACTGCAGTGCTCGACATTGAGGCCGTGGTCACGGTGGATTTCCAGGACTGTGAAGCCTACGGACTCACCGTCGACGAACTCGTCGGAGATGACTACGCACCGACGCAGGCGTTGGCCGCTGTCGTTCGCGACGGGGGAGCAGATGCGATGGTCGTGCCCTCGGCCGCGTTGCCCGGAACGTCCAACCTGATCCTGTTCGGTGTCCGTGTCTTACACCCATACCTCTGGGAGCCGATCAGCGCTGAGGAGGTTCCCACCGGACACCTCACGGACGGGGCGCGCTCAGCGACTGAGATCGCCGACCGAGTTCGATGGCTCGGCACTCCACACCCCGCGGTCGAACAGTGGAAGACGACAGACACCTACGAACTCTTCGACGATCCGATGGCTGCCCGCTGGTAG